A genomic window from Silene latifolia isolate original U9 population chromosome Y, ASM4854445v1, whole genome shotgun sequence includes:
- the LOC141629656 gene encoding uncharacterized protein LOC141629656 has product MPSERLGGNSTPEEMDDFNAYVADCGITDSPAVASLYTWSNKQDISSRVYSRLDRVLVNQAWLDDNSEVYAHFFTEGTFDQTPCVAQTQKNWDRKRRSFKYFNLWSQAEDFKDCVKDVWSKNCYGTRMYQLVCKLKALKGPLKQLNSANFNDIENNTARARINLEYIQVQIRGDPFNPDLIQQELEASSSVRWMEKACNDFLLQQSKAKWVDMGDNNTKYFPSIIKGRQVRNKVLRIEYSAGRLCDEPATIQSAFLDFYTSLLGSSDDVIAISQSVVQLGRGCTLDHQLLLLSPVTDQEIKEVMFSIPVHKAAGPDGYTSAFFRDSWDIVGGTVCAAIKDFSNMGNCSNN; this is encoded by the coding sequence ATGCCCTCTGAGAGATTAGGTGGTAATAGTACTCCTGAGGAAATGGATGATTTCAATGCTTATGTAGCTGATTGTGGTATAACTGATAGTCCTGCTGTGGCGTCCTTGTATACTTGGAGTAACAAACAAGACATTTCTTCACGGGTGTATAGTAGGTTGGATAGAGTGTTGGTAAACCAGGCCTGGCTAGATGATAATAGTGAGGTGTATGCACATTTCTTTACTGAAGGCACTTTTGATCAGACTCCTTGTGTGGCGCAGACACAAAAGAATTGGGATAGGAAGAGAAGAAGTTTTAAATACTTTAATTTGTGGAGCCAGGCAGAAGATTTTAAAGACTGTGTTAAGGATGTGTGGAGTAAGAATTGCTATGGCACTAGAATGTATCAGTTGGTCTGCAAATTGAAAGCTCTTAAGGGGCCTTTAAAACAGCTCAACAGTGCCAACTTTAATGACATTGAGAATAATACTGCTAGGGCAAGAATAAACTTAGAGTATATCCAGGTTCAAATTAGGGGTGATCCTTTTAACCCTGATTTAATACAACAAGAACTTGAAGCTTCTAGCAGTGTGAGATGGATGGAGAAAGCCTGCAATGACTTTCTATTGCAACAATCTAAAGCTAAATGGGTTGATATGGGGGATAATAATACTAAGTATTTTCCTAGTATAATTAAAGGCAGGCAAGTAAGGAATAAGGTGCTAAGAATTGAGTATTCTGCAGGTAGGCTTTGTGATGAACCTGCAACAATCCAGAGTGCTTTCCTGGATTTTTATACCTCTCTACTTGGGTCCTCTGATGATGTCATTGCTATCAGTCAGTCTGTTGTTCAGTTAGGCAGGGGTTGCACCCTTGATCATCAACTTTTATTGTTGTCCCCTGTCACTGATCAGGAAATCAAGGAAGTTATGTTCTCTATTCCAGTCCATAAGGCTGCAGGGCCAGATGGATACACTAGTGCCTTCTTTCGAGATTCTTGGGATATAGTGGGAGGGACTGTGTGTGCTGCTATTAAGGATTTTTCCAACATGGGAAACTGCTCAAATAACTAA